A portion of the Nitrospira sp. genome contains these proteins:
- a CDS encoding RtcB family protein has product MKLNTDMQVNRIEDYLWEIPTSEKAGMLVPARIYASPAILGAMDRGVFDQVTNVACLPGIHRHALCMPDGHWGYGFPIGGVAAFDPEDGVISPGGVGYDINCGMRLIRTDLTLSEVQPKLELLMTELFRRVPAGVGSRGFVNLNRREFREVMQKGAAWCIAKGYGWQEDLDRIEERGCLDGADPAHVTDYAIERGINQLGTLGSGNHYLEVQVLSDKNMFDREAAAAMGLIGRDQVVVMVHCGSRGFGHQVASDYLKVFEKAMRHYGISVKDQQLACAPFRSPEGQNYFGAMNCAANTAFANRQVITHQIRDAFAAVFDSSPQALGMHLIYDVAHNIAKVERYGSKEWLVHRKGATRAFGPGSQELPACYRGIGQPVICGGSMETGSYLLVGTNRAMQDTFGSTMHGSGRTMSRAQAKRTVRGEQLLRDMTRHGIVVKAVSMSGLAEEAGLAYKNISEVVETVDQAGITKKVAELKPIGNIKG; this is encoded by the coding sequence ATGAAATTGAACACTGACATGCAGGTCAATCGCATTGAGGACTACCTGTGGGAAATTCCGACGTCTGAGAAGGCGGGCATGCTGGTCCCCGCAAGAATCTATGCGAGCCCGGCGATTCTCGGAGCCATGGATCGCGGGGTCTTCGATCAGGTCACGAACGTCGCCTGTCTGCCAGGCATTCACCGTCATGCGCTCTGCATGCCCGACGGCCATTGGGGCTATGGGTTTCCCATCGGCGGGGTCGCGGCCTTCGATCCGGAAGACGGTGTCATCTCTCCCGGCGGGGTCGGCTATGACATCAACTGCGGCATGCGCTTGATCCGCACCGACCTGACGTTGTCCGAGGTGCAACCGAAACTCGAACTGTTGATGACCGAATTATTTCGCCGCGTACCTGCCGGTGTCGGCTCGCGCGGCTTCGTCAACCTGAACCGGCGGGAGTTTCGCGAGGTGATGCAGAAGGGCGCGGCCTGGTGCATTGCCAAGGGCTACGGATGGCAGGAGGACCTGGACCGGATTGAAGAACGGGGCTGTCTCGACGGGGCTGATCCCGCGCACGTCACGGACTACGCGATTGAACGCGGCATCAACCAACTCGGGACGTTGGGCTCGGGCAACCACTACTTAGAAGTCCAGGTGCTCTCGGACAAGAACATGTTCGATCGAGAGGCCGCCGCCGCGATGGGGTTGATCGGTCGCGATCAGGTCGTGGTGATGGTCCATTGCGGATCACGCGGCTTCGGACATCAGGTGGCCAGCGACTACCTCAAGGTCTTCGAAAAAGCGATGCGTCACTACGGAATCTCGGTCAAGGATCAGCAACTTGCCTGTGCGCCGTTCCGTTCACCTGAAGGACAGAACTATTTCGGGGCCATGAATTGTGCGGCCAATACCGCCTTTGCCAATCGTCAGGTCATTACCCATCAGATTCGCGACGCCTTCGCCGCTGTCTTTGATTCATCCCCGCAAGCCCTCGGCATGCACCTGATCTACGATGTCGCGCATAACATCGCGAAGGTCGAACGGTACGGAAGCAAGGAGTGGCTCGTGCATCGCAAAGGCGCCACCCGAGCATTCGGCCCCGGCAGCCAGGAGCTGCCCGCATGTTACCGCGGGATCGGCCAACCGGTGATTTGCGGCGGTTCGATGGAAACCGGTTCGTATCTACTGGTCGGCACCAACCGCGCCATGCAAGATACGTTCGGATCAACCATGCACGGTTCGGGACGCACCATGTCCCGCGCGCAGGCCAAACGCACCGTGCGCGGCGAACAACTCCTTCGCGACATGACACGCCATGGCATTGTCGTGAAAGCTGTGTCGATGTCGGGACTCGCCGAGGAAGCCGGGTTGGCCTACAAAAATATTTCCGAGGTGGTCGAAACGGTGGATCAGGCGGGAATCACAAAAAA
- a CDS encoding archease, which yields MPGTFRFLDDIALADMAFEAEGDSLPALFDAATEALLHSLANPATIPQTWHRTLEISEPDIETLLFEWLSRLVYLKDAEGVVFHRASLRLIEETAGSAWHLHAEVTGAPVDAATQELRSDIKGVTKHLYAITQVGHRWTARVVLDV from the coding sequence ATGCCGGGCACCTTTCGATTCCTCGACGACATCGCGCTGGCCGACATGGCCTTTGAGGCAGAAGGCGACTCTCTGCCGGCGCTCTTCGACGCCGCAACCGAGGCACTGCTGCACAGTCTCGCTAATCCGGCCACCATCCCTCAAACTTGGCACCGCACCCTGGAAATATCCGAGCCCGACATCGAGACGCTCCTGTTCGAATGGTTGAGCCGATTGGTCTATCTCAAAGATGCGGAAGGCGTCGTGTTTCACCGGGCTTCATTGCGGTTAATCGAGGAGACGGCCGGCTCGGCCTGGCATTTGCACGCGGAAGTCACCGGCGCGCCGGTCGATGCGGCCACGCAGGAATTGCGATCCGACATCAAAGGCGTCACCAAACATCTCTATGCCATCACCCAGGTAGGACACAGGTGGACCGCCAGGGTCGTATTGGACGTCTGA
- the sdhB gene encoding succinate dehydrogenase iron-sulfur subunit, with protein sequence MRLTFTIQRFNPETDQRPHQEEYRLDIGRGLTVLEALIRIKNELDGCLALRYSCRSAICGSCAMHINGTEKLACRTSVRKEFERHGKITIEPLPNLPLIKDLVVDMAPFWEKIRAVTPWLTPITHPTRRYGPSGQLRMLPETYHFHNVDACIMCGACVAACTSHEVSRGFLGPAALAKAARFVADPREPADAKQVRLSALQEADGIWDCTRCNMCVQVCPKDVQPMEAIIRLRRSSIRHGLTDAEGARHITGFVDLVRQEGRLNEALMPLKVVGLNLQRVLHVLPLGVRMFFKGKVPLPFGHTIPGIEQVRAIFSAARRRAGLG encoded by the coding sequence ATGCGCCTGACCTTCACGATCCAGCGCTTCAATCCCGAAACCGACCAGCGCCCGCACCAGGAAGAATATCGTCTCGACATCGGACGCGGCCTGACCGTGCTTGAAGCGTTGATCCGCATTAAGAACGAGTTGGACGGCTGCTTGGCCCTCCGCTATTCCTGTCGCTCCGCCATCTGCGGCTCCTGCGCCATGCACATCAACGGCACAGAAAAACTGGCCTGCCGCACGTCCGTCCGCAAGGAATTCGAACGGCACGGCAAGATCACGATCGAGCCCTTGCCGAATCTGCCGCTCATCAAGGATCTGGTCGTCGATATGGCGCCCTTCTGGGAAAAGATCCGGGCGGTCACGCCCTGGCTGACGCCGATTACCCATCCCACGAGACGGTACGGACCCTCGGGGCAATTGCGGATGCTGCCGGAGACCTACCACTTTCACAACGTGGATGCCTGCATCATGTGCGGCGCTTGCGTGGCCGCCTGCACCTCACACGAAGTCTCCCGGGGCTTTCTCGGCCCGGCGGCTCTGGCTAAGGCGGCACGATTCGTCGCGGACCCCCGCGAACCGGCCGACGCGAAACAGGTGCGGCTCTCGGCATTGCAGGAGGCCGACGGCATCTGGGATTGCACGCGCTGCAACATGTGCGTGCAAGTCTGCCCCAAGGATGTGCAGCCGATGGAGGCGATCATCCGCCTGCGCCGATCGTCCATTCGTCACGGCTTGACCGATGCGGAAGGTGCGCGCCATATCACCGGCTTCGTCGATCTCGTCCGGCAGGAAGGACGATTGAACGAAGCGCTGATGCCGCTCAAAGTCGTCGGCCTCAATCTCCAACGCGTACTGCATGTCCTACCCCTGGGCGTGCGCATGTTTTTCAAAGGCAAGGTGCCCTTGCCGTTCGGCCATACGATCCCGGGAATCGAGCAGGTCCGGGCGATCTTCTCCGCCGCGCGCCGCCGCGCCGGTCTCGGCTGA